One Oncorhynchus mykiss isolate Arlee chromosome 9, USDA_OmykA_1.1, whole genome shotgun sequence genomic window, ctgagactatcacagtgcaggtgcatttatacggagacttgattacacacaggtggattgtatttatcatcattagtcatttaggtcaacattggataattcagagatcctcactgaacttctggagagagtttgctgcactgaaagtaaaggggctgaataattttgcacgcccaatttttcagtttttgatttgttaaaaaagtttgaaatatccaataaatgtcgttccacttcatgattgtgtcccacttgttgttgattcttcacaaaaaaatacagttttatatctttatgtttgaagcctgaaatgtggcaaaaggtcgcaaagttcaagggggccgaatactttcgcaaggcactgtattaggcaataacgcaacatgcaacaattccaaagattttactgagttacagttcatatgaggaaatcagtcaattgaaataaattcatcaggccctaatctatggatttcacatgactgggaatacagatatgcatttgttggtcaAAGACAGCAAAacaaaaaaagtaggggcgttgATCAaacctgtcagtatctggtgtgaccaccatttgtcacatgcagcatgacacatctccttcacatagagttgatcaggctgttgattgtggcctgttgtcccactcctcttcaatggatgtgtgaagttgctggatattggcggaaactggaGCATGCAGTCGTACAAGTCGATCCTGAAcctcccaaacatgctcaatgggtgacatgtctggtgagtatgcaggccatggaagaactgggacattttcagctttcaggaattgtgtacaggtccttgcgacatggggccgtgcattatcatgctgaaacatgaggtgatggagggggatgaatggcacgacaatgggccccAGGATCTCggcacggtatctctgtgcattcaaattgccattgataaaatgcaattgtgttcattgtccgtagtttatgcctgcccgttccataaccccaccgccatcatggggcactctgttcacaacgctgCAAACcgcttggcaaaggagaaatgctcactaacagggatgtcatcaaatttgtgcacaatgTTTGAGAAATAAGCTGTGCATATGGAAAAGGTctgggagaaatgctcactaacgcaCTCAAAtctaatttctctcaaattgtgcacaaattggtttacatccctgtaaCATCCCtgtaaaccaatttgtgcacaatatgagagaaataaggttttagtgcgtatggaacatttctgggatcttttatttccgcTCATGAAACGTCATGTATgttgggaccaacactttacatgttgcgtttctattctTGTTCAGTATAGGCACTTACATGTCTGTTGCAGACTGGTGTCCATCTTCCCTCCTGCCCCCTTGTGGTGGAACTTGGTCAAGCAAGTCTTCAGAGCTCCCATGCTCCTCTTCTGCAGGGTCATATACTCCTGCTTCAGCCAGTCTTTCCTTCCATCCAGAGCCAGAAGGAGAGATagataaagaagagagagagataaagaagagagagagagaacaaaagaaaCAGCTTGATTCTAAATAATATCTTGTCACTAGGGTATTGGATTGTTCAATAAAGATGCTATGCTTTAGGGATTTATTTAGATTACATCAATGCTGTTGGTCTGATTGACTAAGAGTAAGCTAGTAGTCATAAAGATGCATGATGGTTCTTACTTGGAGAGAACCCGGAGAGGAATAACCTCTTCCCTGATCTTCACCCTCTCCTTGTGCTTCTTCTTCCTTGTCCTCTTGGCTTTCAGTAGGAAgtcttccatcttctcctcctcttcctcacccttGACTTGCAGGTCTGAAGAACACACGATTATTATTAGGCTTTATTCGTCGCTGCTGACCAACTCACCATAGTGTCGGACCAGGAGACCATCCTTAGTGCAGGATTTAGTCAAACCTGCCCATGTgttattctgaaccaggatccaTCTACCTGTTAATGAGAGGCGTGTACCCAGATTTTCTTGTATGCCAAACCATTTTGTGTGATTTTATCTGTTCACAAGCAATTAGTGATGGTGGGGAGGTGATAGTTACATATAGGGATATAATTTGACCATATATTGTATCattttgacaatatcgcaatattattttttgcACAGTTGCACCAAAACTcaatttttccttcatagctggttctccatctttttaaatagggagccaatttgtttttaccacttttatttccatgactgatcaaaactcgttctcatggctctcttgtctctctgcagcagacatatggtgagcaatacgTTTGGAgcatcgcaataaaatcacagtatcgaatcacaatacatatagaatcgtgcaatattgcaatacatatcgtatcggcaccaaAGTATCATGATGTCGTGAGGTCCCTAGTAATTCCCAGCCCTACAAGCAATGTGATGCGAGTTCAATATAATGAAGTACCTTTCCCATCGCTCTCCACCATGTCATCCTCACTCGTCTTCCTCAGCTTGGATGGCATGTCTCCCTGTGCGTCACTCTCTGAGCTCTCCCCTGTCTGGGACCGCCGTCTCTTCTTCTCTAGCTTTCTGGATGGGGGCTTCCCTGTGCCCTCCGCAGGTGCTACGCCCTCTGCAAACTCGGCCGTGTGTTTCCTCTTCCTGTCAGACGGTTTAGACTCAGATTCTATTTCCTGTTTGCCCCCGCCCACTGTCGTCTCCATCTGTGACGAGGCATCCTTTTTGGCTCTCTCCCTGGAGAGATTTATTCTCCTCCTCTTTGTCGTCtgcaaagacagacacacacagtagatTAACAGAAGGTAAAGGGTGTTAACTTGACACTTTGAGCGTTGGCACTTAAATCAAAAGTGGCCAATATACGCATTTGTTCTTATTGTGTGTAGTCACTCTGGAGTTAACCAGTGATGCTACATTCTTCCCAATACCCACCTTGTGTGGTGTTCAGGGAGGGTGGATCAGGGATAGGCTTCCTGTTCTTGGTCTTGGGAAAAATGCCAGGCTTCCAGGGGGCGTCCTCTGGAGGGTTGTTTAGCATCTGGACAAGGAGAACATGGTTAAGTTATCTACAGGTTTGTTACTACATAGGACACATCAATGAAATACAGAGGAATCTTTATGATATCTCACCTCTACGGCTTTCTGTGCTTCCTCTTCCGTCTCAAACTCAATGAAGGCGAACCCTTTGGAGTGGCCCGTGGTTTTGTATCTCGGCATGCTGACGTAAACCACATTTTCACATTTGGTGAACACTCGCTCTAGCCAGTCGTGGGTTACTTTCTTGGGCAGAAGTTCCTGGGGGGGAAGCTGTATTTTATAATAGCCAAAGGACCACGTCATGAATTGACAAACATTAATGTAACTGGTATTTACCACAGATTGCTCGGTTGTCTACATCTTTTGGATCCTTTCCTATTGGACGCTGCTGTCAAACTTTAGTTCCCTCTAGCTTGACCTAAAGGACCAAAACAGATCACAGTGAACATCGTAAGTCTATGGATTCAATACAAAACTCCAACCAGCATGCAACTGAACAACTGAATATGTACAGTAGTACTTTACCTCAACAACAGATACATTTTTCAGCGCCCTTGCAATCAGTTGTCCGATTTTTCATTCAGTTGAAGGATGTCAACACTGATTAGTCAACATCTGTGGAAAATAAAACCCCTGATAGTTGACAGTAGCCGCTCAACTCGCTTCAAAATGAAAGGAACTTATAGGGAAAGTAAACTAGACGGCTACTACACCAGTGCTGCTCATTGCTATGACTTACATCCATCTTGTGACTCCTCAATGAGTCGTCTCAGAAGCCTGTCCTTGTGAAGGTTGACATCCCCGAACTAGACGTCCACCTGTTTCTTCACATCTGCCATCACTAGTTTCACACAGGACCGCTTCTTCTTCTCATTCTCTTTGTTCTTTCCACTGAGGTCTATGGTGGATGTGGCACCACAGCCCACTGCTCTTTTCTCGGTGTCAACCATGATCTGATAACACTGGAGTGAGTGGTACATAAAGCATGATCATATAGCTAGCTACACGTcatgcgtgatgtattgttgtcgcTACCTTCTTGCTGTTGTcagtgcccaataatgtttgtgccatgttctgtgctgctaccatgttgtgttgtcgtgTGTTGCTGCCGTGCTATGTTGTTACGTTAGGTCTCcattgtcatgatgtgtgttttgtcctatatttaaatatttgtatttttaatcccagcccccgtcctcgcaggaggccttttgttaggccgtcattgtaaataagaatgtgttcttagctgacttgcctagttaaataaaagttaaatatttataatatatattttaagtGTAAAATTACATTAATTCATCATAAGCTAACTATTTTTTTGAATTCTGCTAGTTGAGAACACGGAGTCAAATGTTAATTTTATGTGGCTAACGTGCATTTAGTTAGATAGCTAGAAAGGCAGTCGGCACTGATAGCCATAGCAAGGAGACCCCTCACCTCAAATATATTTCAGAAGGAAGCAGATAGCAAATTGAACAGAAGACATGACCTTATTATCTGCggaaaaaaatgtataatttagctagctaacgtatcTTTCAGACTTAAGACTAGAGCTACTAGCGTTTGGTTTGTTTTCGCCAACTGTGAGGTCCTCATACACTAAGAAACAGTGTATGACAACCTTTCTTGATGAATAATTAGTTGGTAAACACACTCTAAATTAGAAAATGTGTACACCCAAATTCCACGTCATTATACATGTTAGAGGAACCACGTTAAACACAGGCTCTCGTACCAAAACCTAAATAAGATTGTATTTTTCTAACCAAGCTTTCTGCAAACCTATTTTGTCTCTTGTTGATGACGTGTCATCTGTGGGAATTCAAAAAAGGAGGGAAatgccatagagaatgatagaggcctctagtgacCAAAAGGCTATTTTAGCATGGCCAGCGGCATTGAGGGCTTCCTCCATGCTTCCGCCATTTTAAAGTATTCAAAGTAGTCAACTGAGTGGGGATTCATATGGGTTGTAGCCTCAATGGCGCTCCCCATGCTGTCACAGAGGCTATGATTTCAAACATATACGTAtcagtcctctatctatctctatggtaaATACCAAATGCTGTGTAGCCTGTTCAGGAAATTTACTCTGTATTTTCACTAGAAAGGAAAATTTGGTTTATTTTCCTtccttaatatatatataattatatatattctAGTTGTGTAAGAAAACGCTAGAGTCGCCTCATTTGATGGATTAAGAATCCGTTTGGCCTACATTGTGATTGCCTAGGGCAAACTATTTTTATTATAAATCTAAGCCTTACTTCTGCCCTATGAAAATATTgataccacctctctctctctctctctctctctctctctgtctctctcacacacacacccactcacctcaatagaattaggaattagaatactcaTTCTAATCTATATCCATGACATGTACAACATGCATTACGTATTACAGTAATAAGGACGAGTTTGGTTATCTACCGTCCATCATAATGAGAGATGGGGTTGCACAAGAGACGGCCGCTGTCCACCGCACGGCGGTGCTGAACATCAGATCGCGGGATTCCGCTTTAGTCGCTGTATGTTAAAAAATTGTGTTGAATAGCCAATAGCGTCTGTTTTCTTGTTGTTCAGGTAGGACCACTTTAGCACCATCGTGTTTTTGACCGACAGCTGTGACAAAGTCACCACACAGGTCTACTAGAACTTGAACACATTTTTGCACTTTTTGGTTTTTGTTTTACAAATTTGATTCAATATCAAACGACAAGAAAGTAGGTCTATTTTGGCAGATTTGTGTTGGACTCTGTTCAACAAACCATCTATACAATGTCTACAGATAGGTTAACAAGCTTAATTTGATTAAGACTGTATGTGCTATGATAATAATAACATTAACAACACTTGTATATAACAGGACTTGGAAAATACTCAGCAAGAAAAATGGATGGAGGAGGCGGCAAAGGAAGAAGAGCCAGTTGCTCAGCTAaaggaatacagtgccttgcgaaagtattcggcccccttgaactttgcgaccttttgccacatttcaggcttcaaacataaagatataaaactgtatttttttgtgaagaatcaacaacaagtgggacacaatcatgaagtggaacgacatttattggatatttcaaacttttttaacaaatcaaaaactgaaaaattgggcgtgcaaaattattcagcccctttactttcagtgcagcaaactttctccagaagttcagtgaggatctctgaatgatccaatgttgacctaaatgactaatgatgataaatacaatccacctgtgtgtaatcaagtctccgtataaatgcacctgcactgtgatagtctcagaggtccgttaaaagcgcagagagcatcatgaagaacaaggaacacaccaggcagttccgagatactgttgtgaagaagtttaaagccggatttggatacaaaaagatttcccaagctttaaacatcccaaggagcactgtgcaagtgataatattgaaatggaaggagtatcagaccactgcaaatctaccaagacctggccgtccctctaaactttcagctcatacaaggagaagactgatcagagatgcagccaagaggcccatgatcactctggatgaactgcagagatctacagctgaggtgggagactctgtccataggacaacaatcagtcgtatattgcacaaatctggcctttatggaagagtggcaagaagaaagacatttcttaaagatatccataaaaagtgtcgtttaaagtttgccacaagccacctgggagacacaccaaacatgtggaagaaggtgctctggtcagatgaaaccaaaattgaactttttggcaacaatgcaatggcgtaaaagcaacacagctcatcaccttgaacacaccatccccactgtcaaacatggtggtggcagcaacatggtttgggcctgcttttcttcagcagggacagggaagatggttaaaattgatgggaagatgtatggagccaaatacaggaccattctggaagaacctgatggagtctgcaaaagacctgagactgggacggagatttgtcttccaacaagacaatgatccaaaacataaagcaaaatctacaatataggtggcgctacaaagtattaacttaagggggctgaataattttgcacgcccaatttttcagtttttgatttgttaaaaaaagtttgaaatagccaataaatgccattccacttcatgattgtgtcccacttgttgttgattcttcacaaaaaaatacagttttatatctttatgttggaagcctgaaatgtggcaaaaggtcgcaaaggtcaagggggccgaatactttcgcaaggcactgtagatgaagGACAAGTCTGACAAGGTAAGATTGGTCCTCTGGTCATTTGGGTTATTTGATATGTCTATCTGGTACAAACCTGATTCAATGTCAGACAAAAGGAGGTATGTCTATTTTGGCCACTTTGTCTATTTTGGCCATTTTGTTTTATCAAAACGTTTATAGAATCTCTACAGATTAAAAAACTCATTACTTTCATTTTGATGAACAGGACTTGGAAGATAGTCATCAGAagaaagggatggaggagaaggaaggaagaAGAGCCAGTTGCTCAGCTGAAGGAAGAGAGAACGGTAAGATTGGTCCTCTGGTCGTTTGGGCTCTTGGCTAGTTTTTATCTATCTGTCTATGTATTGGCAAAAAAATGGGCTGCTTTGATGTTTCACATTAAGCATAATAACGTGGGATTTGAAATCTGTTTTCTTGAAGGCCAAATGGAAATCAAGTGCCAAGAAGACCTCAGCCGAACGTGACACTGAAGCAGGCTAGAGATTTTTCGATATTAAAACTACTTTTCCCAGTATATGTACTTTAGGGTTAGTGTGCCCTTTGTTGTGCAGATTCATTATATAAAAAAAGGGGAAAACTCATAATAATTGTTGTCCTTTTGGTCCCTCTGTGGTATTCTCTTTGGATAAATACCAAAACAGGGCAGCAGTAATTCAACTCTTACAGGAGGAACTTCTCAATAGTCTACTTCACCCCTCAGGAATGGCAGAGGACGTCTGATTCTTTATCCTCACCAATTACAGGAGTAATCTCACTGATAGgtccagtgcattcggaaagtattaaatttttttttttaaaaccaagccatgagtttgaaggaattgtccgtagagctccgagacaggattatgtagaggcacagatctggagaagggcatcaaaaaatgtctgctgagtaaacggtctgaatacttatgtaaatgtgatatttctgttttgtttttttatacatttgcaaaaatgtttaaaatgttttttttttctttgtcgttttggggtattgtgtgtagattgatgagaaaaaatatatattttagaataaggctgtaacataacattttgaaaaagccaaggggtctgaatactttccgaatgcagtgttTCAATAGCACACATTCTGTATACAACAAACCTGCCTGTCTAATTAAGCACTTGACACCACATCATCTCAAAATACATCTCATGCTCTTTTTGTAGTGAAACAGGCGCCCAAAGTACACCTTGCCAAAATGTGCTGGAAGATAGCGAAAACGGTTTTCCAGTAGTGGTAGAGATCCTCATGCCAGCCCTTGCACACATATTATAGCTTAATGCTGCCAGGGAAGCTAGCTCCTCGTCCTCGCTGACTGGAGTGCTTCAACATTGCAAGCATCCAGGAATGTGTACTGAGGTTTAATGAAGGTCTACCCAAGATCCCTGGCAGTGGAAAGTCTGTTCAGCCAACAGGTCAAGGCTCCATACCCCTCTGCCATTGACTTTAAGCAGTCACGCATGGTGACGTTTAAATGACAGATCTACCCACAAGGCCTAGCAGTGGAAAGTTTCTGGGTGGTAGAGACACCCTACCCTCATCCACTGAATTTGAACAGAGGCTGGAGTTGATGCGTGAAAAGTTACAACAGAAAATTGAGGAAGAGCGGAAGTGGTATACATTATTAGAActcccacacacccactccacgtTCTTCTTCTGGAAGGTATCTTCATCAACCACATGTTCACCAACCTCAACTGTGGGCCTGACCCAACTGATCTTATCACTGTATACGGTAAATACTCAAATTCAGGTTAACTTTTTCATATTACACAGCATTTGACTGTTAGAATACAAAGCTAAGAAACTACAATATGTATTGTAAAGTAATAAAGCAGACACCACATATAAACACTTCATAGAACTACCTTTTACATATTGGTTAGATAATGAACTATTGGTTCATTCAAAGCAACACTTTGTAAAGATCATCAATATGTAAACATAAGACAAGattgataaaaacatttttttatttaaatttagATCTTGTTGCAGACTGCACATGGAGGAGAGGCTCAACTGACAGATCCTTTTAATGTCCTCTTTGGGATCACAGAGGACACAATCCTTCAGGTTCTGGGAGATCAATCCTGCTCTTTTTGCTCACTTGGATTGACCAGATCTAGGGTAAGAGATGTCGTGATTCAGGTTAACTCTGACATCTCACTGATCATCTCCTGTTCCAGCTCAGGTAAATCAAGCCCAGTGTTGTGTGAACTAGCAGGCGAAATGGCATCCAGGCCGTCCTGGTGTCTGTTATCTCTGCCAAGCTGCGGTAGTTTGGAGTCACTGAAAAGGCTGTGCCTCAAGCCAAGCCCAATCCATCTATGGAGAATATAGACATTAAGGCCTCCCTTGCACCATTGACAGGAGCGGTCAAGGCTGTCATTGTCAACTCCGGAGAATGCCAGGAAAGAAGAGCAAGGAACAATGGATGCACTTTGAGAAATCGCACACAAAGTAAAACATTTTGCTTCAAAGGATTGTGTTGGTGGTCTTCTGGAAGATTCCctagtggagaaaaaaaaaatctgaaaagaCTGTATCCTATGGCAGCTTGGTGAGTCAAAACATGCTCATACTTTCACCTCCAGGAAAAATGCTTGACTCTCCTGTAATGTCAACCACTGAGAAAATATCCAGTGTTGAGCTGAAGTCAGAAGTCACTGAAGCTATTAGAAAGGCTCATTAGGTCTAGCAGAAGTCTATCTGCACAAATGTCTGCTGGCTGACCTGAGCCTTCAAGTAATCTGGCCAGTCAAACAAATCTGCCAGCTATGCCAGAAGAACATTTATCTACAACCGTTAGGCTCCGAGGCCTCTGAAATAATGGATTCCTTTGTGTGATATGAAGTGTGTCGCACAATCAGATTTGACAAAAGTGAAAGATCTATCTGTGGTTAATAGACTTACTAAAAGGTTGCAGAACATGCTGAGGGGATTCTGCTCTCGACTTTTGGCCCTTAAAAGTTCAGATCGAGACAAAGAGGAGAATCTAGAGCAAACTAAAAACATGTCACTCCTACTTTCATCCAAAAGTATATTAGATCTTCCAGGGGTCATGTCATCAGAAGAAGTGGCTCTTCGTGGAGGTCAGGGCATATGCTCCAGACCTATGATGGCTCTTAGCCCTCAGATCACTCAGCTTCACTTCGACTGTACCACCAAGGAAGTTATGAGCACCATTGTGACATTTTACAAGACAGAGGTTCCTGAGGAGGAATTGACATGTTCAGCTGAAGAGACGTCCTCGGATACGTCTCTTTTGGCTACCTCGTTTGTGGACAATGCCATGGCTTGGTTAGAGGACATCTCTGCCGCAAGTTCCAAAACTTCTTCATCAGAAAGTTTGTGCGTTGCTCCCAAAGCAGTAATTTGCGAAAGCTCAGTTGAAACGTTTCAGGCACAGGCAGCTAA contains:
- the LOC110531801 gene encoding la-related protein 7, which gives rise to METTVGGGKQEIESESKPSDRKRKHTAEFAEGVAPAEGTGKPPSRKLEKKRRRSQTGESSESDAQGDMPSKLRKTSEDDMVESDGKDLQVKGEEEEEKMEDFLLKAKRTRKKKHKERVKIREEVIPLRVLSKKDWLKQEYMTLQKRSMGALKTCLTKFHHKGAGGKMDTSLQQTSEESKAGEKETSLGAASSRSHSPNPFLAEKSSSVIIRGSRKATMNKGTGRRSWWTAKLS